Proteins encoded in a region of the Zea mays cultivar B73 chromosome 2, Zm-B73-REFERENCE-NAM-5.0, whole genome shotgun sequence genome:
- the LOC100286850 gene encoding uncharacterized LOC100286850, with protein sequence MASPSSCNATGVPFTLLGALITAGPAAWPACVGGGRAFLRDYARRGTNALLWAGLLAVTWLLLLRVAALLRLWALGSRIPGPRALIADPGLASVLRNGGDISGFLSKLHGRYGPVVRLWVGPSQLLVSVVDPTLVKEVLSKAKDKLPLTGRTYNLACGRLALFVSSFQKVKRTRDSLKIFLNERLTVGTGQSSFKIIDAVLNRIDSIMSKDFMDTRSFSQHMAFNIISATLLGDAFFDWSDAAAYEELLMLVAKDGCFWASYTIPPFWRPSYRRYQTLCAKLKILTESVIRKSRYQNSSLHHFDQRSCQKSEGTDPHRSVLDNMMRSHCLHGAAKGPLNLEEETCGNIMGLMLHGISTSANLIGNILTRLVLFPELQDQLHEEIVSVCNKSSKVEVDDLLRMQVLLATVCESARLLPAGPLLQRCSLKHDLTLGSGVTVPARSILVVPLHLVQMDASVWGDDADQFNPHRFLKRDIDLGEILGAPKGSTRLNISSECTKAESFLPFGSGSRACVGQKFVVLAISMLIASLLRSYEVQPHPSLSKEMDTTVDSSHLHLPNPKIILTKRRI encoded by the exons ATGGCATCCCCGTCCTCCTGCAACGCCACGGGCGTGCCGTTCACCCTGCTGGGCGCGCTCATCACCGCCGGACCCGCCGCCTGGCCGGCCTGCGTCGGCGGCGGCCGCGCCTTCCTCCGGGACTACGCGCGGCGCGGGACCAACGCGCTGCTGTGGGCGGGCCTCCTCGCCGTCACCTGGCTCCTGCTCCTCCGCGTCGCCGCGCTTCTCCGCCTCTGGGCGCTCGGCTCCCGCATCCCGGGGCCCCGCGCGCTAATCGCCGACCCCGGGCTCGCCTCCGTCTTGCGCAACGGCGGCGACATCTCCG GTTTTCTATCAAAATTGCATGGGAGATATGGCCCAGTTGTTCGCCTGTGGGTGGGACCCTCCCAGCTACTTGTATCAGTCGTAGATCCTACTCTAGTTAAAGAGGTGCTGTCAAAGGCTAAAGATAAGTTACCATTGACTGGGAGGACATATAATTTAGCTTGTGGAAGACTTGCCTTGTTTGTGTCCTCGTTCCAGAAG GTGAAAAGGACAAGAGATTCTCTGAAAATATTCTTGAATGAAAGACTTACAGTTGGTACTGGTCAAAGCTCATTCAAAATTATTGATGCTGTCCTGAATAGAATCGACTCTATTATGTCCAAGGATTTTATGGACACTAGATCTTTCTCCCAGCACATGGCATTTAATATTATCAGTGCAACTCTTCTGGGTGATGCCTTCTTCGATTGGTCTGATGCTGCTGCGTATGAGGAACTTCTTATGTTGGTCGCTAAAGATGGTTGCTTCTGGGCTTCTTACACAATTCCTCCATTTTGGAGGCCTAGCTATAGGAGGTATCAGACCCTATGTGCTAAGCTGAAGATATTAACAGAGAGCGTCATCAGAAAATCAAGATACCAAAATAGTTCGCTTCACCATTTTGATCAGAGATCTTGTCAGAAAAGTGAGGGGACAGATCCACATAGAAGTGTTTTAGACAACATGATGCGAAGTCATTGCCTCCATGGGGCTGCTAAAGGACCACTTAATTTAGAAGAGGAAACATGTGGAAACATCATGGGTTTGATGTTGCATGGTATTTCCACTTCTGCTAACTTGATTGGTAACATTTTGACAAGGCTTGTCTTGTTTCCTGAATTGCAAGATCAG CTACATGAGGAGATTGTTTCAGTCTGCAATAAATCATCTAAAGTGGAGGTTGATGATCTGCTTAGGATGCAAGTTCTACTTGCTACTGTATGTGAATCTGCTCGCCTTTTGCCTGCTGGACCTCTTCTGCAGCGATGTTCTTTGAAACATG ATTTGACTCTTGGCTCAGGTGTCACTGTGCCAGCGCGATCAATATTAGTAGTTCCTCTGCATCTCGTGCAAATGGATGCTTCTGTTTGGGGTGATGATGCCGACCAGTTTAATCCTCATCGGTTCCTTAAAAGGGACATTGATCTTGGAG AAATATTAGGAGCACCTAAAGGATCAACTAGGTTAAATATTTCCAGTGAGTGTACCAAGGCCGAATCATTTCTTCCATTTGGTTCTGGAAGTCGAGCATGTGTTGGGCAGAAGTTTGTGGTTCTGGCAATATCGATGTTGATTGCCAGTCTGCTCCGCAGCTATGAG GTACAACCTCATCCAAGTTTGTCTAAAGAAATGGACACAACAGTTGATAGCAGCCACCTTCATCTTCCAAACCCTAAGATCATCCTCACCAAAAGAAGGATCTGA
- the LOC100283550 gene encoding uncharacterized LOC100283550 precursor: MNSRISLLCALVLASSLLHCARSDGNDAQLLKGINSYRSSLKVPALSENKNAACLAEQLARQFKGQECTNTTGANTVIGTEQQFPDYPRYLDRCHLNASVTEDGQVMPACVPGLAPAVVLANYTKSQYNRFLNDSQFSGAGIASEGDWVVVVLSTSTGSGDYSPAPPGSNWAVSAARPFGFGQLVLLLVGFVVLLVK; encoded by the exons ATGAATTCCAGGATCTCCCTCCTCTGCGCCCTCGTCCTCGCCTCCTCCCTCCTGCACTGCGCCAGATCCGACG GCAATGACGCGCAGCTCCTCAAGGGCATCAACAGCTACAGGTCCTCGCTCAAGGTCCCGGCGCTGTCCGAGAACAAGAACGCGGCGTGCCTGGCCGAGCAGCTCGCGAGGCAGTTCAAGGGGCAGGAGTGCACCAACACGACGGGCGCCAACACCGTCATCGGCACCGAGCAGCAGTTCCCGGACTACCCCAGGTACCTGGACCGCTGCCACCTCAACGCGTCGGTGACCGAGGACGGCCAGGTGATGCCGGCGTGCGTGCCGGGCCTCGCCCCCGCCGTCGTCCTCGCCAACTACACCAAGTCGCAGTACAACCGGTTCCTCAACGACAGCCAGTTCTCCGGCGCCGGGATCGCGAGCGAGGGCGACTGGGTCGTGGTCGTGCTCAGCACCAGCACGGGATCCGGCGACTACTCGCCGGCTCCGCCGGGCTCCAACTGGGCGGTCTCGGCGGCTCGGCCGTTCGGCTTCGGCCAGCTGGTCCTTTTGTTGGTGGGGTTTGTAGTTTTGCTGGTGAAGTGA
- the LOC103647897 gene encoding cyclin-dependent kinase B2-1: protein MFKLLLQLCKGVGFVHGRGVLHRDLKPHNLLMDRKTMALKIADLGLSRAITVPVKKYTHEILTLWYRAPEVLLGATHYTPVDIC, encoded by the exons ATGTTCAAGCTGCTACTCCAGCTGTGCAAGGGCGTGGGTTTTGTTCACGGCCGCGGGGTGCTCCACCGTGATCTGAAACCGCACAACCTGCTCATGGACCGCAAGACCATGGCGCTCAAGATCGCTGACCTCGGACTCAGCCGTGCCATCACCGTCCCTGTAAAGAAGTACACGCACGAG ATTCTGACGCTGTGGTACAGGGCGCCCGAGGTTCTTCTTGGCGCCACACACTACACGCCGGTTGACATTTG CTGA